The genomic region GACGACGGTGTCCCAGTCGCCACCGGTGACGGTGAAGACCCGACCCTCGGTGGTCTCGCGCTCGGTTGCGTAGTTCGACGTGGTCATTGGTAGGACCTCCTCCGGTCCGGCGGCGGGATCTCGGCGCCCTTGTACTCGACGGGCACCCCACCGAGCGGGTAGTCCTTGCGCTGCGGGTGGCCCTCCCAGTCGTCCGGCATGAGGATCCGGGTCAGGGCGGGGTGGCCGTCGAAGACGATGCCGAACATGTCGTACGCCTCCCGCTCCTGCCAGTCCGCAGTCGGGTAGACGGCGGTCACGCTGGGCAGGTGCGGCTGCTCGACGGAGACCGCGGCCTCCAGCCGGACCCGACGCCGGTAGGTCATCGAGGTGAGCAGGTAGACCACGTGCAGCCGGCGCTCGTCGGCGCCGAGGTAGTCCACACCGGACACCGAGGAACACAGCTCGAAGCGCAGCGCCATGTCGTCCCGCAGCACCTGGCAGACCTCGGCGATCCGCTCCGGGCGGACGTGCAGGGTCAGCTCGCCCCGGTCGACGACGACCTTCTCAATCGCGTCTCCGAAGGCCGGGTACGCCTCCTCCAGCGCGTCGCGGACCTCGTCGAAGTAACCGCCGTACGGTCGGGCGGCCTCCTCGATGGGCTGGCGCTGGCGGACCAGGCCGCCGTAGCCGGACACGTCGCCGGTGCCCTGGTTGCCGAACATCCCGCGGCCGGCCGGGCTGGACGGCGGGTATTCGGCCGGGGCGGTGCCGCTGGCGCCGGCCGGGGTGACCGGCACCGGCACACCGCCGTCGTTGGTCCTGTCGTTAGGTGCGGTCACTTCGGGCCCCTGTGCGCGTGGAGGTGGTTCTGAGCGTTCATCCAGTTCTCGATACGCAGTTGCTCCTCGCGGCCCTCGCGGACGGCCTGGGTCCACTCGGCACGCCGGGCCTTGTCGCTGCGGTACGAGGACGGCATGGAGCCGTACGGCACGACCGGCACGTCACCGCGCGCCTGGCGGGCCTCAAGCATCTTGCGGCCGTTCGCACCCAGCGGCTCGTACATGATCTTCTCGCGGAGCTTGAGGATCGCGTCGATGAGCATCTCGGGCCGGGGCGGGCAGCCGGGCAGGTACATGTCGACCGGTACGACGTGGTCGACGCCCTGCACGATGGCGTAGTTGTTGAACATGCCGCCGCTGCTGGCGCAGACGCCCATCGAGAGCACCCAGCGGGGCTCGGCCATCTGGTCGTAGATCTGGCGCAGCACGGGTGCCATCTTCTGGCTCACCCGGCCGGCCACGATCATCAGGTCGGCCTGCCGGGGCGAGGCCCGGAAGACCTCCATGCCCCAGCGGCCCATGTCGTAGTGCGGACCACCGGCGGCCATCATCTCGATGGCGCAGCAGGCCAGGCCGAAGGTGGCGCCCCACACGGACGACTTCCGGGACCAGTTGACCAGCTTCTCCACCGAGGTGAGCAGGACGCCGGCGGGAAGCTTCTCCTCGATGCCCATCTGACGTTCCTTCCTCAGTCCCAGTCCAGGCCGCCGCGCCGCCACACGTAGGCGTACGCGACGAAGACCGCGACGATGAACAGGACCATCTCCACGAAGCCGAAGATCGGCAGAGCGTCGAACGAGACCGCCCAGGGGTAGAGGAAGATGATCTCGATGTCGAAGACGATGAAGAGCATCGCCGTCAGGTAGAACTTGATCGGGAAACGCCCGCCGCCAACCGGCTGCGGACTGGGCTCGATGCCACACTCATAGGCTTCGAGCTTGGCCTTGTTGTATCGACGGGGGCCAGTTATCCGGGCAGCGCCGACAGAGAACAGCGCGAACGCCGCGGCGAGGGCGAAGAGCCCGATGATCGGTGCGTAAGGCGAGAGCGACATCTTTTCTCCTGCTCGTCCTTCCCTGCCCTCGGTGCTTGACAAAATTCACACTATTCACATCCCTGCCGGTGGCTGCCAGCGGGGGTCGATCTCTGTCCGAATCGGAACTGTCACCAGCGTCGACACGGTTTTCAGCCGCCCCCCGCCGACGTCGGTGACGGCGGGAAGTGCGGTTCATCGGCTTCATTTACACGGCTGGAGCCGCCTTCGTCATCGCGTTGATGACCCGGTCCATCGCGTCCCCACCACGGGGGTCGGTCAGGTTGGCCAGCAGTTTGAGCACGAATCGCATCAGCGTCGGATGCGGCATTCCGTGTTTGGTGGCGATCCGCATGATCTCCGGACGGCCGATCAGCTTCACGAAGATGCCGCCCAGCCGGTAGTAGCCACCGAGGCGGGCCTTCAGCTCGTTCGGGTACGCCATCAGCGCCCGCTCCCGCTCCGGGCCGGCCGGTCGGGCGAGCGCCTGCACCATGGCCTCGGCGGCCAGTTCACCGGACTCCATGGCGTACGCGATGCCCTCGCCGTTGAACGGGTTGACCATGCCGCCGGAGTCACCGACCAGCAGCACGCCCCGGGTGTAGTGCGGCACCCGGTTGAAGCCCATCGGCAGCGCGGCGCCGAGGATGGGACCGTCGGCGTTCGCCTCGTCGGTCATGCCCCACTCGGCGGGGGTGTTGGCGAGCCAGTCGGTGAGCAGCCGACGGTAGTTGGTCTTGCCGAACGCGGACGACGAGTTGAGCACGCCGAGACCGACGTTCACCCGCCCGTCGCCGAGGCCGAAGATCCAGCCGTACCCGGGCAGCAGGTTGTCGCCGCTGTCCTTGCTGCGCAGCTCCAGCCACGACTCCAGGTAGTTGTCGTCGTGCTTGAGCGGGGACCGGTAGTAGCGGCGGACGGCCACGCCGATCGGCCGGTCCTCCCGCTTGGCCAGCCCGAGCGCCAGCGGGAACCGGCCCGAGACGCCGTCGGCGGCGACGACCAGCGGGGCGCGGAAGGTCGCGGGCTCCTTGCCGGGCCCCACCTCGGCCTCGACACCTGTCACGCGGCCGTCGCCGTCGAGCACCGGGCCGAGCACGTTGACGTTGGTGCGGAGTTTCGCGCCGGCGGCCACCGCGCGCTGGGCGAGCAGGTCGTCGAAGTCGAGCCGGGTGCGCACCAGACCGTAGTTGGGGAAGCTCGCCAGCTCGGGCCAGTCCAGCTCCAGGCGGACGCCGCCGCCGATCACCCGCAGGCCACGGTTGTGCAGCCAGCCGGCCTCGGGCGAGGTGTCCACGCCCATCCGGATGAGCTGCCGCACCGCGCGCGGGGTCAGCCCGTCGCCGCAGACCTTCTCCCGAGGGAACTCGGTCTTCTCCAGCACCAGCACGCGTACGCCGTGCCGGGCCAGGTGGTACGCAGTCGCCGATCCACCGGGGCCGGCGCCAACGACGATGACGTCGGCGTCGTGTTCCACCGCGGTCATTCGCACCTCCTCCCGCACGCTCGTGAAATGCTTCACAAGCCAGACGAGACGAGTGTATGACCGGTGTCATACCTGCGCAGGGTCAGGGGTACCTAAGTCGCTGGTGTTACAGCCGGTGACCGTCCACAGTGGTCAGGTGTCAGATCCGACTGGGCGCTTCCAGGCCCGCGTCAACCCGGATGGTTTCCGGCAAATGCTCACGTAACGCACCCCCGGCGGCCCGGTCCAGCGCGGCCAACACCTCGGCGACGACCTGCCGCACCTCCGTCGGGTCGGCGCCAGCCAATGCGCGCAGTTGCGCGACGAGCTCGGCCGCGTCGTCGTCGGTGGCGGTCGCCGGGCCCGCCGGGTCTGCTCCGGTCATGCCGGCAAGCGTACCGGGCAAATTGGGCCAAAATCCGACATTGGCGAAAGACAAGCAACATTCGGGTACGGCCGTGGAGCCGCCTACTCGCGGATCCCCCGGTGCAGGGCGACCACGCCGCCGGTCAGGTTGCGCCACGCCACCCGTCCCCAGCCGGCGGCACCGATCCGTCCGGCCAACGCGGACTGGTCCGGCCATGCCCGGATCGACTCGGCCAGGTAGACGTACGCCTCCGGGTTGCTCGACACCGCACGGGCAACCGCCGGCAGCGACCGCATCAGGTACGACAGATAGACCGTCCGGAAGGCCGGGTTGACAGGTGTGCTGAACTCGCACACCACGAGCCGCCCGCCCGGCCGGGTGACCCGGGCCAGCTCGCGCAGAGCCGCGTCGGTGTCGTTGACGTTGCGCAGTGCGAACGAGATGGTCACCGCGTCGAAGCTGGCGTCGGCGAACGGCAGTCGCAGCGCGTCCCCGGCCAGCAGCGGCACCTCCGGTCGCGCCCGCTTGCCCGCGTACAACATGCCCAGCGACAGATCCGCCCCGACCGCGTACGCCCCGGAATGCGCCAGCTCGCGCGTCGATACACCGGTGCCCGCCCCCACGTCCAGCACCCGCTCGCCGGGCCGTAGGCCGAGCGCGGCGCGGGTGGACCGACGCCAGGAACGATCCTGGCCGAAGGAGAGCACGGTGTTCGTCAGGTCGTAACGCTCCGCCACGTCGTCGAACATCGCGGCGACCTCGTGCGGCTGCTTGTCCAGGCTGGCTCGCTGGCCCTGCGGGGTACGGCTCACCCCTTCACTCTGCCAGCCGTCCGCCAACCGACGAGCGCTGGGTCTGCGTACCCCCGATCGGCCGGAAGCATCGGCGCTGCCGGCGGCGGCCGAGCAGGCGCGGCGGTCGCCCTGGCACGCGAAAGGGCGGGGTGGTCGCCCACCCCGCCCTTCACGTCACGCCTCGGTCAGTCGGTCGACTTCTCGTCGCCCGGGGCGACCAGGACGACCTTGCGCCGCCGGGAGAGCACCAGCAGGGCCCCACCCACGAGCAGGATCATGCCGCCGATGCCGCCGATCAGGCCGACCTGCACACCGGTCACCGGGAGACCGCCGCCACCGGAACCGCCACCACCGGTACCCGGCGACGTGGTCACGCCGGGAGACGTCGTCGTACCCGGTGACGTCGTGCCACCCGGGGTCGGCGTGGCCGTCGGCGAGGGCGTGGCCGTCGGCGTCGGGGTGGGCTGCACGGTCAGGTCGACGAAGACGTCGAACTGCGCGCTGTTGTCCACCTCGTCGACCTCGGTGAACGCCTTGCGCTGCGCGCCGGTGGCCACCTTCGGCTGCTCCTCGGGGCTACCCGCGGACGCGTCCAGGCCGGCGGCCCACAGGAAGCCGGGCCGGAGCACCGACTCGGTGACGCCCGAGCCGACCTTCACCCGGACGCCCGCCGTGTAGAACTGCCCCGGCTTGAGCACCACGCCGGTGTCCTCGCAGTACGCGTTCGCGAAGCCGCCCAGCGGCTGCTCGATGCAGCCCTCCGGAAGCTCGGCGAAGGTGACGCCGGCCGGCAGGGTGATCCCGTACGCCACACCGGTCGCCTTGCGGCTGCCGTCGTTGTAGATCGCCCAGTCCAGCGGCGCGGTCTCGCCCAGCTTCACAGCCTGCAGGTCGGACTCGCCGACCTCGTCCCCGTCCACAGTCACGTTGGCGTAGACGTCCTGCACCCATGCGGTCAGGTCGTAGCCGGGTTCGGTGACGGTGATGTCGTGCTCGACGGTGTTGTCGTCGAGGTTGGGGTCGGTGGTGGCGGAGCTGATGGTGACGACGAGCGTGCCGCCGTTACCGCGACCACCGGTGGAGAAGAGCGGGATACCGAAGTCCTCGGTGGTGCCGGCGGCCAGATCGCCGAGCAGACAGGTGAACTTCGTGCCGGTGACGTCGCACCCGATCGGGACGAGGTAGCCCACCTTGCGGTTCTTGAGGCCCTTCGTCTCCACGGTGACCCGGACGTCCTTGGCGTCGACAGTGCTCCGGGTGTTGTCGACCTGGAACTTGAACGGCTTGGCCTTGGCCTCCTTGACGCCCTTGGCCAGCTGGTAGCTCAACGGCTGCAGCGCGAGGTCGGCTCCGGCGGCGGCCTGCGCCGGGGCGGCGACGGTGGCCAGGCCACCGGCCGCGAGCAGAGCCACGACGCCGGCGCGAGCCAGAGTCGAGCGGTGGAACGGTGTCATCAGTCCCCCGGGGGATAGGGAAGGCAATGGTTGTGGGAACGAGCGGACGTTATCGAAGGTCGATCTCCCGCGCCAGCGTGGGAGCCGCATTTCCGCTGTCTTTACCGGACCGGGCAGACGGTACGGGCGGAATGGTCACCCATCCCGCCCGTACCGCCGTGCGTTATATGAACGACCCTCATGGGTCGATGGAGGACTACCCCGGTCCGGCACCCGTCCGACCACCGCCACCAGCGCGGCGTGCGGAATCCGCCGATCCGCGCGCCTGGGCGGCGGGTGGTGAGAACGGGTATGGCCGGGACGGTAGCCGCCCACGATCATCTCCACCAGCCCCGCAGCGGGCAGCCTGGCGCTGCGACGGCACTGTCGACCCGTACCGCCGAGGCACCGGCGCGGGAGCACGACCCCTGATCAACCGAACGGCCGTGCCGGGGGGACCATCCCCTGGTCAACCGAACGGTCGGACTGCGACCTGCCTCAGTTGACCTCGACCAGGGGGAGCGACCGGCCGGCGCCGCCACCGGGCAGCGCGATCGACGAGAAGTGCGAGACCACCCGCTCGTCGGTCGGGTCGTCGGCCGGGGTGTGGTGCACCGCCAGCCGGTTGTAGAGGGTGTCCCGCTGGGCCGGAATCCGGTCGGCGGAGCGGATCATCCCGATCAGCTCGTGCAGGTTGGAGCGGTGCCGAGCGCCGGCGGAGGAGATGACGTTCTCCTCCAGCATGATCGAGCCGAGGTCGTCCACGCCCATGTGCAGCGCGAGCTGCCCGACGTCCTTGCCGGTGGTCAGCCAGGACGCCTGAAGGTGCGGCACAGTCTCGAAGAAGAGC from Micromonospora profundi harbors:
- a CDS encoding geranylgeranyl reductase family protein, whose translation is MTAVEHDADVIVVGAGPGGSATAYHLARHGVRVLVLEKTEFPREKVCGDGLTPRAVRQLIRMGVDTSPEAGWLHNRGLRVIGGGVRLELDWPELASFPNYGLVRTRLDFDDLLAQRAVAAGAKLRTNVNVLGPVLDGDGRVTGVEAEVGPGKEPATFRAPLVVAADGVSGRFPLALGLAKREDRPIGVAVRRYYRSPLKHDDNYLESWLELRSKDSGDNLLPGYGWIFGLGDGRVNVGLGVLNSSSAFGKTNYRRLLTDWLANTPAEWGMTDEANADGPILGAALPMGFNRVPHYTRGVLLVGDSGGMVNPFNGEGIAYAMESGELAAEAMVQALARPAGPERERALMAYPNELKARLGGYYRLGGIFVKLIGRPEIMRIATKHGMPHPTLMRFVLKLLANLTDPRGGDAMDRVINAMTKAAPAV
- a CDS encoding demethylmenaquinone methyltransferase, translated to MSRTPQGQRASLDKQPHEVAAMFDDVAERYDLTNTVLSFGQDRSWRRSTRAALGLRPGERVLDVGAGTGVSTRELAHSGAYAVGADLSLGMLYAGKRARPEVPLLAGDALRLPFADASFDAVTISFALRNVNDTDAALRELARVTRPGGRLVVCEFSTPVNPAFRTVYLSYLMRSLPAVARAVSSNPEAYVYLAESIRAWPDQSALAGRIGAAGWGRVAWRNLTGGVVALHRGIRE
- a CDS encoding NADH-quinone oxidoreductase subunit A, which gives rise to MSLSPYAPIIGLFALAAAFALFSVGAARITGPRRYNKAKLEAYECGIEPSPQPVGGGRFPIKFYLTAMLFIVFDIEIIFLYPWAVSFDALPIFGFVEMVLFIVAVFVAYAYVWRRGGLDWD
- a CDS encoding NADH-quinone oxidoreductase subunit C, which produces MTAPNDRTNDGGVPVPVTPAGASGTAPAEYPPSSPAGRGMFGNQGTGDVSGYGGLVRQRQPIEEAARPYGGYFDEVRDALEEAYPAFGDAIEKVVVDRGELTLHVRPERIAEVCQVLRDDMALRFELCSSVSGVDYLGADERRLHVVYLLTSMTYRRRVRLEAAVSVEQPHLPSVTAVYPTADWQEREAYDMFGIVFDGHPALTRILMPDDWEGHPQRKDYPLGGVPVEYKGAEIPPPDRRRSYQ
- a CDS encoding NuoB/complex I 20 kDa subunit family protein, giving the protein MGIEEKLPAGVLLTSVEKLVNWSRKSSVWGATFGLACCAIEMMAAGGPHYDMGRWGMEVFRASPRQADLMIVAGRVSQKMAPVLRQIYDQMAEPRWVLSMGVCASSGGMFNNYAIVQGVDHVVPVDMYLPGCPPRPEMLIDAILKLREKIMYEPLGANGRKMLEARQARGDVPVVPYGSMPSSYRSDKARRAEWTQAVREGREEQLRIENWMNAQNHLHAHRGPK
- a CDS encoding LPXTG cell wall anchor domain-containing protein, with the protein product MTPFHRSTLARAGVVALLAAGGLATVAAPAQAAAGADLALQPLSYQLAKGVKEAKAKPFKFQVDNTRSTVDAKDVRVTVETKGLKNRKVGYLVPIGCDVTGTKFTCLLGDLAAGTTEDFGIPLFSTGGRGNGGTLVVTISSATTDPNLDDNTVEHDITVTEPGYDLTAWVQDVYANVTVDGDEVGESDLQAVKLGETAPLDWAIYNDGSRKATGVAYGITLPAGVTFAELPEGCIEQPLGGFANAYCEDTGVVLKPGQFYTAGVRVKVGSGVTESVLRPGFLWAAGLDASAGSPEEQPKVATGAQRKAFTEVDEVDNSAQFDVFVDLTVQPTPTPTATPSPTATPTPGGTTSPGTTTSPGVTTSPGTGGGGSGGGGLPVTGVQVGLIGGIGGMILLVGGALLVLSRRRKVVLVAPGDEKSTD